AGAACAAGGAGATTTAGTAATTACTAAAGATCAACTTCAAAAAGCGTTGGGCAATAAAACACCAATGGCATTAGTCCTAAGAACGCTTCCGAATTCAGCATTAAAACGAAATAGGCAGTATTCAAATACGAATCCGCCTTACATTTTAGAAGATGCTATGATTTTTGTCAGAGAGGTTGGGGTAGAGCACTTGTTGATAGACCTGCCATCTGTCGACAAAGAAAAGGACAACGGCGCTCTTTTGGCGCACAAGGCATTTTGGAATTTTAATGGTGAAGTGAGATTAATCGCTACCATTACAGAATTTATTTATGTTCCCGATTCGATTATAGATGGTTCGTACTTTTTAAACCTACAGGTGGCGCCTATTGAAAATGATGCCAGCCCTAGCAGACCGGTACTTTATAAAATAGAATAGTTATGAAAAATCTAATCAAATTAGAAGAACTCGCCTTAATGATTCTCGGTATTTTTATGTTCGGCTTATTAGGTTACCAATGGTGGTGGTTGCCTGTTTTAATCTTAACTCCAGATCTATCGATGTTGGGTTATTTATTAGGCTTAAAAATAGGCGCAGTGTGCTATAATGTATTCCATCACAGAGGTTTCGCCATACTTTTATACTTTGTGGGCATCTATTTTATGCTGCCCATTGTTCAATTAATAGGTACAATTCTTTTTATACATACGGCTATGGACCGTATCTTTGGCTACGGACTTAAATATGATAAAGGGTTTAAGTTTACTCATTTAGGAGAAATAGGAAATAAAAATGGATAATATTTTTGATACCATTCTTGGGTTAGTTTTAGGTGCAATTGGGATGTACTGGCTGTTCAACTTTTTTAAAGGCAAGAAAAGCAAAGAGATTACTACACACCAGTCAACCGTATTGCTAGAAAAGATGAAAAGTGTTTGTAAGTTGATATCTGTAGAAGGCGAGTTTGCCGAAATCTATAAATATGAAAACGTAAAAGACTTTATGAGTTTAGTAAGTAGTAAAAAGAAGGCGCTGGTGGTTATAAAAGCCAAGGCACAAATTGGATATGATTTAAGTAAACTACTAATGCATGCCGATGAAGCGAATAAAAAGATAATTCTCGATAATTTTCCGCAACCAGAGGTATTGAGTATTGAACCAGAATTAGAGTTTTACGATATTAAAAGCGGGTTTTTTAACTTTTTTGCTCCAGATGACCTTACCAAACTAAATGCTGAAGCAAAAGCCCATATACGTGAAAAAATTCCGGAAAGCGGATTAATGGATACCGCAAGAAAAGAAGCTTTGCAGACCGTTTTAATTATGGAAAAAATAGTAGAAACTATTGGTTGGAAACTTGATTACTCCGCACTTAAAATTCCGCAAAAACAACTAGATTTACTCCAAGAATAATAACAAACAACTCAAAATTGAAAATGAAAAACGTAATTTGTATCCTTGTATTAACACTTATGACCACAGTAACTTTTGGTCAAAATGATAAAAAAATGACTGAATTCGATTCTAATTTTTCCCACACCGTATTTTTCTGGTTGAAAAACCCTGATAATCAAGCAGATCGTACTGCTTTTGAAACTTCTTTACGTAAGTTTTTAGATAACTCGGCATATGCCAAAACACAATTTATAGGCAAGCCGCCAAAAGCAAGTAGAGATGTAGTAGATGACTCATTTACCTATTCTTTAATTGTAAGTTTCGATTCTGCGGAATCTCAACAAGCATACCAAGATGAGGCACCGCACAAAGTGTTTATTGAAGAATCTAGTGCATTGTGGACTAAAGTAATTGTTTACGATTCTACTAGTATCTAAGAAACAATATGATATTTAAAAAAGGCACTTCTCATCCTATTGAACTAACATTTAATTTTACATGCGGTAAGCCAGTAAAAGAATTATCGCATGTTTTTTAGTGACGATTATTTAAAACCATATGAATGAACGTTGAAGAATACCGAGATTACTGCATTGCCAAAAAGGGAGTAACAGAATCTTTTCCTTTTGATGAGGTTACCTTGGTATTTAAAGTAATGGGCAAAATGTTCGCCTTATGTGGATTAGAGCATGTGCCATTACGTGTTAACCTAAAATGTGACCCAGATAAAGCCATAGAACTACGTGAAGAACATGATGGTATTATAGAGGGATGGCACATGAGTAAAAAACATTGGAACACCATATACCTGGACAAAATTTCTAAAGAGTTTACAAAAGAACTTATTGACCACTCTTATGATTTAGTGGTTTCTAAGCTCACGAAAAAGTTGAGGGTGGAGTTGAAGGCTTTAAAGTAATACTCAATAAATCTACTTTTTATTTTTTAATTCCTATTCCCTCACCCAAAACCAGCATTCACTCATTTTTACTACTTTTTATAAAATGATTTTTGGTACTTAATAGTGCTTAAAACCACTATTTATGAAAAACCAAAGATCACCTCAAGAAGTAAATGCCGGCTCTATGGCAGATATCGCTTTTCTATTATTGATTTTTTTCTTGGTTACCACATCTATAGAAAATGATGCGGGACTTAACCGGTCTATGCCTCCTGATATTACTGATAACAGTGTTGATATCAAAGAGCGAAACCTTTTTGAAATCAGTATAAATGATGCTGATAAAATAATGGCAGAAGGTGATATTATACACCCTAAAATTCTTAGAGAAAAAGTAATTGCATTTATTGATAATGGCGGGTTTTCAATGCAAGAAGAAGGGTATTGTAGTTATTGTAAAGGAGAGGGGTTGGCAGATTCATCTGAAAACCCTGATAAGGCTATTATTTCTATAAAGGCACAACGAAATAGTAGTTATCCGGTTTATGTGGCTGTGCAAAATGAGGTAATAGGTGCTTACAACTCCCTCCGCAATAGAGAAAGTTTGCGATTATTCAATACCACTTACGAAGCCATTAATTCAACATATTACAATGAAGAAATAAGTGTGGAGCAAAAGGGGATATTAAAAGAACGCCTTGAAATTATAAGAGCACTTTTTCCGCAGAAAATTCTAGAACCAGAAACCGTAAATAACTAAAGCCATGATAAAATTCAACAAATACAGATCTAGTAAAACCTTACCTCCTGTTTCAACCGCTTCATTGCCAGATATCGTTTTTATACTTCTCTTTTTCTTTATGACGGTTACTGTTATGAAGAATCAAAATTTATTGGTAGAGAATACCTTACCAATAGCAACAGAAACCGAAAAGTTGGATAAGAAAGACCGAGTCATTGAAATATATATTGGTAAACCCACGACTGGCGGCAATTCAAATTTAGGGGAAGAGCCCAGAATTCAAATGGAAAATAAATTTATCACCGTAGACGAAGTCGGAGATTATGCCCTGCAAGCCCTATCATCGATGCCACAGCATTTACGAAGTGTTGCAACAGTCTCTATTAAAGCAGACATTGGGGTTAAAATGGGAATAATCGAGGACCTTAAAAGTCAACTTCGTATGGTGAATCTGTTGAAAATAAACTATACCACTTATGAAGGTGCCGTTGTAGATAATATTTAGAATGAAATGAATGTTTTTAAATCTGCTTTCCATTTATAGAAACCACTTTCTAAGGTTATCTTTGCCTTTTCTATTTTAGGTAATTATTCATGAGGAATTTAGAAGAGTTTTACACCCAAAGAGTAAAAGGTTTTGAAACTGAAATTGAAGCGGTAAATCAAAAGTTATTTACGTTCAGCGTACTTCGCTTAGTTATATTTTTGGGTACTATTGTAGCAATTTACTTTGCATCGGTAAATGCTAAATATGTTATTGGGGTGTTGTTTATAGGTATTCCGTTATTTTTGTTTTTGGTAAGTACATACACAAATCTCAAGCACCAAAAAGCTAAGATAGAGGCTTTAAAAGATATCAATACGGTAGAACTACAAGTACTGAAAAGAGATTATTCCAAATTACCGAACGGAAAAGAATTTGCAGACGATATTCATTTTTTTAGTCAAGATATTGACTTGTTCGGTGAAGGGTCTTTTTATCAAATCTCGAATAGAACCAAACTTGCTGAGGGTAGTTTGTTATTATCTGATATCTATAAAGAGAATTCAATTGGTAATATAATTAACAAGCAAGAAGCGATTTCCGAAATAGGTAAGAAAATAGATTGGAGACAAGAGTTTTCTGCTATGGCGGCATTGACCAAAACAGAAACTTCTACACATACTATTGCAACTTGGTTAAAGAACTATATTCCTTTTGTACCAAAGGCAATGAAGTTTATTCCGCTAGTATTTTCAATTATTTCAGTGGCTGTTTTTGTTGCTTACTTTTTAGATTACCTACCAGAATCTGTTTTGATTACTTGGTTGGTGTTAGGAATGATCATCGTTGGTTTGTTTACTAAAAAGGTGACCAACTTAGGACAAAGTGCAACTAAAATGAAATCTACTTTTGACCAGTACAATCAGCTATTGGCAATGATAGAAAAAACAGAATTCACGTCAGATTTGTTAAAACAGCAGAAAGCAAATATTCTAAGTAATGGTGAAAATAATTCTAAGGTCTTAAAGAAATTTGCATCACTTCTAAGCAACCTAGATCGTAATAATAATCTACTGTATTTAATTTTTGCGAACGGATTTTTCCTTCGTTCTTTAACTGACTGCCTAGCTATTGAAAAATGGATTAAGGAACATGGTAAAAGTGTAGAGACATGGTTTAATACCATCGCGTTTTTTGACGCCTACAACAGTTTAGGAAACTATGCTTTTAATCATCCGAATTTTACGTACCCAACCATCACGAATAACGGAGTGGTACTGAAATCTATGAATGCAGGTCATCCGTTATTGGACCCTAATAAAAGTGTATTGAATGATATTACCATAGCGGGCGGACAATTCTTTATTATCACCGGTGCAAATATGGCGGGTAAGAGTACGTTTTTAAGAACAGTATCTTTGCAGATTATGATGGCTAATATTGGGCTGCCTGTTTGCGCAGCATCCGTCAGTTATTCTCCTATAAAGTTAATTACCAGTATGCGTACTACAGATTCATTGACAGATGATGAATCGTACTTCTTTTCTGAATTAAAACGCCTAAGATACATTGTAGACGAAATACAAACAGATCGCTATTTTATTGTTTTAGATGAAATTTTGAAAGGAACCAATAGCACAGATAAGGCTTTAGGTTCAAGAAAATTTGTAGAGCGTTTAGTAAAAAGTAAATCTACCGGAATTATAGCGACCCATGATCTTAGTCTTTGTGCGGTTGCCGATGAATATGATGCGGTTAAGAACCATTATTTTGACGCAGAGATTATAGACAACGAACTACATTTCGATTATACGTTTAAAGACGGCATTTGCCAGAATATGAACGCTTCTTTTCTGTTAAAGAAGATGGGGATTATTGAGTAGTTTTTAAATACAAATACAAACTCAAAAAACAAACACAAGCTCAAAATAGAAGTAAATTAGTTGTTTAAAATAATGATAAGAAGCGTATATATTTCAGGTATTCTATTGTTAGCAACAACCAACAACAAAAAATGTTTGCGCTTGAATTTGATTTTTGAGTTTGAACTTGAATTTTAATTTTAATTCCCCCTTTGGGGGTTAGGGGGCAAGGGCATATGGATTCACTAACACAAATAGTACTTGGAGCAGCAGTCGGTGAAGCCGTTCTAGGCAAGAAAGTTGGCAACAAGGCTATGCTTTATGGTGCTATTGCTGGCACCATACCAGATTTAGATGTAATTACCGGCTATTTTCTTGATACTGTTACGGCTACCGAATGGCATAGAGGTTTTAGTCACTCTATTTTCTTTTCGGTAATTTTTGCGCCTGTATTTGGGTGGTTTGTCTGGAAGATAAATAAGAAAGAATCCGCTACTTGGAAAGAGTGGTCTTGGTTAATGTTCTGGGGATTATTTACTCACCCGTTATTAGATGCTTTCACTACTTGGGGAACTCAATTATTTTGGCCCTTTAAAATTCGGTTGGCGTTTCAAAGTGTTTTCGTGATAGATCCGTTGTACACGGTTCCATTTGTCATATTCCTGATATTGGCTATGTTTCAAAAACGGACTGCAATAAAACGTAGAAAATATATGAAACTCGGACTTATAATTAGTTCTGTGTATTTAGTATTGACATTGATTTTAAAAGGAATCGCTTTTCAAAAATTTGAGAAAGCGCTTGACGAACAGGGTATTGTTTATAGTGAAATGAATACGCGTCCTGCTCCTTTAAATACCGTACTGTGGATGGCAAACATAGATGTGGAAGACGCCTATTTAATGGGCGAATATTCTTTTTTTGATTCCCAGCCAATTTCGTTTATATCTTATCCTAAAAATCATGCATTGCTGGGAAAATGGGCAATGAATGATAAAATAGAACGATTGATAAAAATAACCGAAGGCTGGTACACCATTACCGAAAAAGAAGGACAACTTTACTTTAATGATTTAAGATTTGGACTCATTAGTATGAATGAAAATGAAACCCAGTTTGCCTTTAGTTATAAGTTAGTTCCGAATGGTGAAGATTTGATTGTGGAAGAAAGACCGAAATTTAAACGTGATGCGAAACGTTTACTGGGTGCGCTTTGGGAACGTATGTGGGGAAACTAACTTTTAAAATGGATATCCGATTGCGAAGTTTAAAGTCATATTATTATCCGCCTTTCCAAAGAAGGGGACATTCCAACGGTCGTTTTCATCCAAATATGGAATGCGTAGTGGTGATGCCAAATCTAAACGAATTACAAAACTTTGAATATCTAATCGTACACCAAAACCTACTCCTGCGGCAACTTCTTTTAACCAATCTTTCTCAAATTTTCCATCTGTAAAAAGTGTTTCAGAAAAGCTACTGTTCAGTTGGTCGGCTTCAATGTCAGAATAATCCCCAGTTAGCCAAACATTTCCTGCATCAACAAAAAAAGCACCTTTTAAGTACGAGAATAACGGAAAACGATATTCTACATTTGCTTCCAGTTTTAAGTTACCAGACTGGTCAAAATAATCGGTAGTGGCGTTTTCTGTTTCGGCATTAAAATTACCCGGACCTAATGAGCGAATGTTAAAGGCTCTTACACTATATGGTCCTCCTGAATAGAATTGTTTTACGAACGGTAATGTGGTACTATTTCCATAAGGCACTCCCCAACCGGCATATACCCTCGAAACTAAGGTGCGTTCTTTTTTCCATCGCAAGTATAATCGTAAATCTGCATCTGCTTTTGCGTATTGGGCATATTCCGACCCAAAAACAGTTCCGGAACCACCACTGAAAACATTCAACATATTACCCGCCAAATCAATATTTGTAGAAAAATAAATAGGAGCCTCCTTACTTAATTTCGATACTTCGTCATAAGTAAAACTATATAATAATCCAGCAATAAAGCGCTGGTCAAAACTCTGGCTTAAAAACGGATTATCATCTAATATGGTCTGGAATTCATCTGTTACTTTAGACAATTTTGAATAGTTAATGCTAATGGGGTCCAATGTGTGGTATACATACTGATTTTCTTTCCATGTATACCCAAAAGTGGCATTTACAGAATTTAACGTAAATAATTGGCTACGTTGTAGAAAATCCACTCCTAAGGATATTTTTGTCTTTGGTACCGCATATTTGAATCTGCTTGGTGAAAATGGGATGGACCTGGGTATTACAAGTTCTCCTTTAAGACCACCTGCAATGCTGCTTAGGCTAGAATTGCTCCCACTAGATAATTGTGACTCATAACTAAAACTGGCAGAAACACTAAAGGTTTCTCCGCCATTAAAAACGTTTCTATTGGTATGGCTAAGTAATATACCAGGACCTGTAAATCCGTTAGATTTAGTTACTGCTTGTAATTCTGCCCTTATGGACCGTTTTGTTAATGGCGCTAAGTAAATGCTTGCGGCCAAAGAACCGCCATCGCCATCTGTTGCAGTGGTGTCTAGTTCTGTATATTGAATGTTTACATATTTATAGCTGCCCAATGCAGAGAGTCTGTTGCTGGTTTGTTTAGAGGTGTTGGCGTCGTAGAGATTGCCTTTATTGAATAATAAGTACGATTCTAATAACTTCGGTTTAAAATACAATTCGTTCTGTACAAAATTGATACTGTCTATTTGGGTAACATTTTCTTTAGTTAAAGGTAGCGTATCTCCTTCAATAGAATAATTGGGGTACACGGTTATAGAATCTATAGTATAAGGTATAGACGCCCTTGCTGGTACATCTTTTTTCAATCGTAAAAATAAATCGAATTTTCTATTCTTATATTGGTTCGTATCCGCTTCAAAAATTAACAGGTCTTCTTGACTATTATAAAAACCTTTCTGTTTAAGTCCGTTGTTTAATCGGGCTCTTTCAGCTTTCAATAAATCTAGGTCAAACCGATCTCCTTTTACCAGCGCTGTCTCTGGTAACATTTTTTCGATTTCTTTATAAATAGGCAGCGAGTCAGATTCAAGATTGTAATTTTCCAAAACATAAGGCGCTGGCAGGCTAGCAGTATAATTAACTGAAGCAAAATTACTATCACGAACAACTTCAGATGATGAACGGCTGTAGAAAAATCCGTTATTATCTAATCTGTTCAATATCAATTCTTCAACACGTTCAGGATTAACATTTGAAAAATATACGGGTTCTTCACCAAAAGATTTATTCAAGAATTTATAAAAGAATCCCGGTTTTTCTCGTTGTGCTTTGTAATGAAAAAAGAGGGCGGGCTTCATCCCTAAAAATGTAGTGTTAGGGTTAGGTTCAACAAGGCTTAGTAATTCTGTCTCTATTTCTTTATGATCAGTAAGCTCACTATCTATTTTTAACTCAAGCTGTGCACCTGTATATAACTGTTCGCCTTCTGAAATATATTTTTCTATGCCGCATGAGTAGATGAGCAAGAATACCAAGCAGCAGAATGAGCGATATGTGAAATTATTAGTTTTCAATGTTCTCTTGTTCTTTTTTCTTTGCGTCTTTCTTAGACGATTTGTCTTCTGTATTTTCTTTTTTCAACGGATTGAACAACTGACTAAATTTGTTGAATTCACGGTCAAAAATAAATGCCACTCCGGTAACAATTAGTTGACCATCGATTATATTTTGATATTCTTGGCGCCTAAAACCTTTTAGTCTGTACGTACCTTCCTCACTTAATAAGTATTCTAAGGTTACATTCCCTATCAAAGGTGTTGCAGTTTCGCTTGATGCCGCACTGCCTTCAACATCTACCGCACTACCGGCAGTAACAATCAAACGGTCATTGAAAAGCTTTTTACTAGCATTAATATTCAGTTGTGTGCGGCTTTGAGCTGTGCCGGTTTCATAGTCTTCAAAACTATCCAAATCAAAACCAAGCTCAAAACCTGTATTACCCAATAATTTGTTAGAAATGGAGGTAAGCTCATTTGAGAGTACTTTATTAACATTGTTTCTGGCAATAGAAACGGCCCCACCGCTACTACCGTCACTACCTGTGGTTGGGTAAAAACGATTGAGTGCCAATAGGGAGAATACCTGTTTGTTCAATTCAGATTCTTGTTCGTTTAGTTGCTGAATACGACCATACACGGCACCACCAAAATTACCTTGTGCACTCTCGGGCATATCTAAGGCAAATGAAATTTCTGGTTGTGTAAGCTGTCCGTCTATATTCAAATACACTAAAAACGGAGTTAATTGTTGGTATGATCCCGAAACATTACTGTCGGTCCCATAACTTATAGAAGACATTAACGAGGATGCCGAGGTTTCAATTTCATAAATTGCGGTAACATCCATTTTGGCATCAAAAGGGTCGCCACTCCATACAATACTGCTTCCTTTCTGTAATTGAAATTCACGACTCACTAAATTGTATAAGCTAGTTCTATAAAATCCTGAGTTTAATTCCAATCTGCCAGATAACCGAATGTCTTGATTTGGGTCTATGTTTAAGTTCAATAATGCACTACCAGATGCCTGAAGTTTATCTTGTGTTTTTTCATCTAAAACAATAGTGAATTTTGCTTCATTGCCTATTTCTAATAGGGTATTGATGTCCATGCCGGCAAAAAATGAATTGGTAGTTTCTTCTTCATTTCTTGTGAGTATAGCATTAGGGTTTTCTCTATTTACAAAAATAACGACTCCATCACGTTCTTGAATGTCCAATTGATCTTGTGGTACAATATAAGTAAGGTCGGTAACATCGCGAACACGTAGTTTTCCGTCTATAACTGGTAATTCCAAATCTCCTTTAACGGTAATATCTGCCTCTATGCTTGCAATACCATAAACCAATTCATCATCTCCTTTTTTAGAATCCAATATTCTAAATTGGTCGGTTTTTACGGATAAATCAAAACTCGGGTTCGCAAAACTATTAGTAGTTACTTTTCCATCTATCGTTACTTTACCTTGGTTGATATCATTTATTGCAAATGCATTGAAGGTAATCTCGTCTTGGTCTATATCGATGGATTGATTATCGATTGACAAGGAAGTTTTATAAGCGTTTAAGCTTAGACCAAAATCATTGAAGTTTATTCTACCGGAATATTTTGGTTCAGCAAGAGTTCCTTTTACCAGTAGGCTACCATCTAAATATCCTTTGGCATTGGTTAATTGCTTGTTCGAAAATCCTTGTAAGATACTTGCTTCTAGTTTTTGAATATCTAACTCTAAATTTAAATATGCTGTATTTTCTTTAGCCGTATAGTCTCCCGTTAAGGTAAGATCTGCACCACCATCTTTCATTGCCAAATCAAAATCATATTCAGATAGCGATTTAGAAGTGGCGTCTAGGGTTAGGGTGCCCAATGGATTTTGGAGGACTTGAAAATCTTTAATATCAATATCTGCTACTAACCCAGTAGCAGCATACGGATTTAGAATTACGAAGTTGCCTTCCACTTTACCTTTTACCAAAACTTCATCAGGATTAAAAAAACTTAAGAAGGTCTGTAATTGAAAATTCTCGAATAGTATTCCAATATGTTCAGTATTCATATTTGGAAACTTGTTTGAAATTTCCATTTTTTGAGAATTTCTAGTCAAGATGAAATTTTCAAAGTTGGAATATGCTTCGGAAAAAACTATGGTATTCTCCTTAGGTATTTCCCATTTCTTTTCGTTTAAAATTAAATCTTTAGGGTCAATACGGAGTTTTAGAGTATCTTTTTGGAACGCCAATCCAGATGCAATATGCATAACCTTTACGGTATCATTTCTAGAAATGAAGTCTAGCAACAATTCTTTGTTTTTAAGACTACCTTCTAAGTAAGTTTGTTTTAGATGGATAGGATCATAGTTTAAATTTGCCAAACCAGCGGAGAACTTAAGATTTAAGGAATCTCCTTTAATAAAAGCATTTAAACTGTCTATAGAGCTACCGGCATAAGAAATGTGGGGTACTTTTACTTCAGCAGAAATCTTTTGTTTTTTAGAATTAAAGTTAGCGTTTATATTTAGCGAATCTAAATCTTCAATTCCGTTAAAAAATACTTTGGATAATACTGGAGTAGGGATAACGGCAAGTGCCAGTTTAGCGTCAATATCATCTTCGGCTTCAAAAGTGTCGCCGTCAGTAGAAAAATACTGTTCTATTTGCTTTTTGAGGGCATTTGTAATGCGGTTGGGCGATGCGTTAGATGCCAATTGCCCGTTCAAGAAATTACTTTGTATTGATACGTCGGTTATAGAATCTTCAATATGTGCTTTTAAAGCTATTGTAGAAACTTGATATTGTTCATTATCTGCTATTGCTACTCCATCATCAATAGTTGTGTTGATGGTGAAATTTGACGGTACGCCCGTATAATTTCCATTAATATTTGCAGCAATTTTAATATTATTTTTTGTAAAACCTAGCTGCTGTAAATCTGCACCAACAATAGTTGAAGTAAAACTAATTTCATTTTCTTGTGATGAAAATGCTATAGAAGCATTTGCTTTCAAATTCAGATTTGGGTCATTTATACTTGCGGTGAAATCACCGTTACCATCTTTTAAATTACCAGAAATAGCTGTCTTTTCATATGTATAGCCAATGTATTGTACTTGTGAAATAGTACCGTTTATTTCTGCATTTAAATTTTCTAGCTCACTACCCGAACCTTTACCTTTTAGTTCAAGCGAAATTTTTCCCAATTGGTCGTTTTGCAGCAGCTTTCCAAGTTGTAAACTATCTACAGAAACGGCACCGTTAAATTTCATGATATCTCCAAAATCTACACGTGCATTTATGTCAGCGGTTCCTTCAGGAATTTTGATGTTTAATTCAGGATTAACCCAAGTTGTTCCACCAGATATTTTACCTTTAGCTACAATAATTTCAGGAATAGAAATACCTAAATCTTTGGATGATATTATTTTATTGACGGCATTTTTAGTACTTTTAATGTCAATACTGTTCAAATTATAAGTTAGAGAATCTGTATTGGTAAGATTGCTGATACTCCCTTTTGTGGCAAATGTAGTATCATCTCCCCACTGGAATGCCGTGCTAAAATCATTTACT
The genomic region above belongs to Maribacter hydrothermalis and contains:
- a CDS encoding translocation/assembly module TamB domain-containing protein — translated: MVLVIRTPWAQNFVVSKVTKYISDRTNTKVEVGNLYLTFSGDIHIKNVYLEDVKGDTLFYSESLQADIPIYPALFKNELSIDGVVSKGVVAHISRKENPKEFNFTFLIDALTTPTDSTATTSEPMNIDVGSLDVSDWTLKYSDAYLGADINLILGKLKLDVSEFDLDVMKFSLDDFELSDTEFKYQQSHAFPITEDTTSTALPYIEVEDFNVKNLNITYNSQPDGLQTQLKLGTIELTEILADVSKNRYETNDLVFQNSQVAIQLKSETSVKSDTGNSVPFEWPKFIIAANDINIANNTFSYSLNGTKQSNESFNPNAFKIEKVQLQAEDLKYQPEKFNLDVSKFSFSEASGIGLKQLAFKAGLSDTAASLSNLVLQMNQSSAKADLKIQFSSLKAALKNPEKSTLSANLSDLILELNDVLQLVPELAHNQYLDSLTAHPIIGNLKAQGSLQKVNDFSTAFQWGDDTTFATKGSISNLTNTDSLTYNLNSIDIKSTKNAVNKIISSKDLGISIPEIIVAKGKISGGTTWVNPELNIKIPEGTADINARVDFGDIMKFNGAVSVDSLQLGKLLQNDQLGKISLELKGKGSGSELENLNAEINGTISQVQYIGYTYEKTAISGNLKDGNGDFTASINDPNLNLKANASIAFSSQENEISFTSTIVGADLQQLGFTKNNIKIAANINGNYTGVPSNFTINTTIDDGVAIADNEQYQVSTIALKAHIEDSITDVSIQSNFLNGQLASNASPNRITNALKKQIEQYFSTDGDTFEAEDDIDAKLALAVIPTPVLSKVFFNGIEDLDSLNINANFNSKKQKISAEVKVPHISYAGSSIDSLNAFIKGDSLNLKFSAGLANLNYDPIHLKQTYLEGSLKNKELLLDFISRNDTVKVMHIASGLAFQKDTLKLRIDPKDLILNEKKWEIPKENTIVFSEAYSNFENFILTRNSQKMEISNKFPNMNTEHIGILFENFQLQTFLSFFNPDEVLVKGKVEGNFVILNPYAATGLVADIDIKDFQVLQNPLGTLTLDATSKSLSEYDFDLAMKDGGADLTLTGDYTAKENTAYLNLELDIQKLEASILQGFSNKQLTNAKGYLDGSLLVKGTLAEPKYSGRINFNDFGLSLNAYKTSLSIDNQSIDIDQDEITFNAFAINDINQGKVTIDGKVTTNSFANPSFDLSVKTDQFRILDSKKGDDELVYGIASIEADITVKGDLELPVIDGKLRVRDVTDLTYIVPQDQLDIQERDGVVIFVNRENPNAILTRNEEETTNSFFAGMDINTLLEIGNEAKFTIVLDEKTQDKLQASGSALLNLNIDPNQDIRLSGRLELNSGFYRTSLYNLVSREFQLQKGSSIVWSGDPFDAKMDVTAIYEIETSASSLMSSISYGTDSNVSGSYQQLTPFLVYLNIDGQLTQPEISFALDMPESAQGNFGGAVYGRIQQLNEQESELNKQVFSLLALNRFYPTTGSDGSSGGAVSIARNNVNKVLSNELTSISNKLLGNTGFELGFDLDSFEDYETGTAQSRTQLNINASKKLFNDRLIVTAGSAVDVEGSAASSETATPLIGNVTLEYLLSEEGTYRLKGFRRQEYQNIIDGQLIVTGVAFIFDREFNKFSQLFNPLKKENTEDKSSKKDAKKKEQENIEN